A portion of the Candidatus Poribacteria bacterium genome contains these proteins:
- a CDS encoding BrnA antitoxin family protein: MKLSKTRLSEIENLPEDAIDTSEIPELDDEFWENARRVGTENYLQIDHEILEWFKGQGQNYHKRINTVLRAYIEAHK; encoded by the coding sequence ATGAAACTTTCAAAAACACGGCTTTCTGAAATTGAGAACCTCCCTGAAGACGCAATTGATACATCAGAGATCCCCGAACTTGATGACGAGTTTTGGGAAAATGCCCGTCGGGTTGGTACTGAAAATTACCTTCAGATTGATCATGAAATCTTGGAATGGTTCAAGGGCCAGGGACAGAATTACCACAAGCGGATAAATACGGTGCTTCGAGCGTATATAGAAGCACATAAGTAA
- a CDS encoding NAD(P)/FAD-dependent oxidoreductase, with product MNTHPNYDTIVIGGGPAGSTVATLVAEQGYRVLLLEREAEPKFKIGESLIPATYWTFKRLGMLEKLRASHFPQKYSVQFYSRSGKASSPFYFFQTNPHESAVTWQVLRSEFDEMLLDNATEKGVEVRRGTSVREVLFDGDTATGVVMQNANGTRETLNATIIVDSTGQRSLIGRQLNLNTTEANLKMASLFTHYEGGHRDAGLDEGATLILHTKEKDSWFWSIPLPYNRTSIGVVGALDYLLQNRRDTDGKLNAQKIFTEELEKCTPLKQRLEGAKQLFPIQTTKDFSYRASRIAGDNWVLVGDAFGFLDPVYSTGLFLAFKSGEMAADVIIEAFEKNDFSEAQLGSFGPAFVEGMEAFRKLVYAFYTKEFSFARFLSEYPEHQGGIVDILSGDVFRKDVTHIFPAMAEMCPFPPEMPLN from the coding sequence ATGAATACACACCCCAACTACGACACCATCGTTATCGGAGGCGGACCTGCGGGGAGTACCGTTGCGACACTTGTTGCCGAACAAGGATACCGCGTGCTGCTGCTTGAACGGGAAGCCGAACCGAAATTCAAAATTGGAGAGTCTCTGATTCCCGCTACATACTGGACCTTCAAACGGCTTGGTATGCTCGAAAAACTACGGGCGAGTCATTTCCCACAGAAATACAGCGTGCAGTTTTATTCACGGAGTGGCAAAGCCTCCAGTCCATTCTACTTTTTTCAAACCAACCCGCATGAAAGTGCTGTTACGTGGCAGGTCTTGCGGAGTGAGTTTGACGAAATGCTCTTGGACAACGCAACAGAGAAAGGCGTAGAGGTTCGCCGAGGAACCAGCGTGCGAGAAGTCCTTTTTGACGGTGATACGGCAACCGGCGTTGTAATGCAGAACGCAAACGGCACGCGTGAAACACTCAATGCGACCATCATCGTCGATTCTACTGGACAGCGGTCTCTTATTGGAAGACAGCTGAACCTGAATACAACGGAAGCAAACCTCAAAATGGCATCGCTCTTTACACATTATGAAGGCGGGCATAGAGACGCAGGCCTCGACGAGGGAGCGACACTGATCCTTCACACCAAAGAGAAAGACTCTTGGTTCTGGTCGATCCCACTCCCGTATAACCGCACGAGCATCGGGGTCGTCGGTGCGTTAGACTATCTCCTCCAAAACCGAAGAGACACCGATGGCAAACTCAATGCTCAGAAAATCTTCACCGAAGAACTTGAAAAGTGTACTCCATTGAAACAACGCCTCGAAGGTGCGAAGCAGCTTTTCCCGATCCAGACCACGAAAGATTTTTCCTACCGTGCCAGTCGCATCGCAGGCGATAATTGGGTATTAGTCGGCGATGCATTCGGATTCTTAGATCCCGTCTACTCGACCGGGCTGTTCTTGGCATTCAAATCCGGTGAGATGGCAGCAGATGTCATCATTGAAGCCTTTGAAAAAAATGACTTTTCCGAAGCACAACTCGGGAGTTTCGGACCGGCGTTTGTGGAGGGAATGGAGGCATTTCGGAAACTTGTTTACGCTTTCTACACAAAGGAATTCAGTTTTGCGCGATTTCTGTCAGAATACCCAGAGCATCAGGGAGGTATCGTCGATATTTTGAGCGGGGATGTGTTTAGGAAAGACGTAACGCACATCTTCCCAGCAATGGCAGAAATGTGTCCATTTCCACCTGAGATGCCACTCAATTGA
- a CDS encoding TAXI family TRAP transporter solute-binding subunit — MKSILFYLSIICVIFAVGCDNASKRDTAQGEKSDTTAKLVNDSASKRRFVSVGTAPAGGAFFVVGSAIAEVVAGNAPEAGWEVTAEATKGTQENIRRIVSGELEFALANAAISYFAVRGEGAWETEYTIRTVMTLAPNVGLFITSQSSGIRTIQDFAGKRIVVGPAGAGFEYFLKPILAAHGITYEDFTPINSHYIGAVDLLADGSAAAAFMGGAIPTPAVTQASTSQNIFFIPLDEAAKQSLFEDYPFFNAITIPANTYKGQTEPFASMNVGAMHLITAENVDENMVYEFTKTLYTHRAEVVKRHGAGKAINPKNVVKDTGTPFHPGAIRFYREISIWNE; from the coding sequence ATGAAATCAATCCTGTTCTATTTATCAATCATCTGTGTGATATTTGCCGTAGGGTGCGATAACGCCTCAAAACGCGACACCGCCCAAGGCGAAAAAAGTGATACAACTGCCAAGTTGGTGAACGATAGTGCCTCAAAACGCCGCTTCGTCAGCGTCGGCACGGCCCCTGCTGGAGGCGCATTTTTCGTCGTCGGTTCCGCAATCGCTGAGGTCGTCGCTGGTAACGCACCGGAAGCAGGTTGGGAAGTCACTGCCGAAGCCACCAAAGGCACACAAGAGAACATCCGCCGCATTGTAAGCGGTGAACTGGAATTCGCACTCGCCAACGCTGCAATCTCTTATTTCGCTGTGCGCGGTGAGGGTGCGTGGGAAACCGAATACACCATCCGTACCGTCATGACGCTTGCTCCAAATGTTGGTTTGTTTATTACATCACAGTCTTCAGGCATCCGTACGATTCAAGACTTTGCTGGAAAACGGATTGTCGTCGGACCGGCAGGCGCAGGCTTTGAGTATTTCCTGAAACCGATACTGGCAGCACATGGTATCACCTACGAAGACTTCACACCGATCAACAGCCACTACATCGGTGCTGTGGATCTATTAGCGGACGGTTCCGCTGCTGCAGCATTTATGGGAGGCGCGATCCCAACACCGGCCGTTACACAAGCCAGTACATCCCAAAACATCTTTTTCATCCCGCTCGACGAAGCAGCGAAACAGTCTCTCTTTGAAGATTATCCTTTCTTTAATGCGATAACTATCCCTGCGAACACCTACAAAGGACAGACGGAGCCGTTCGCCAGTATGAACGTAGGGGCAATGCATCTCATCACCGCCGAGAACGTAGATGAAAATATGGTTTACGAATTTACGAAAACCTTATATACACACCGAGCAGAGGTCGTCAAACGGCACGGTGCTGGCAAAGCGATTAATCCGAAAAACGTTGTCAAAGATACAGGCACGCCGTTCCACCCGGGTGCTATCCGTTTCTATCGCGAAATCAGTATTTGGAACGAATAA
- the dnaN gene encoding DNA polymerase III subunit beta, with product MELTFEKDDLLYSLQVLQGVASGRTTLPILSNVLIQAADGKIECVATDLEVGIKMKVEGVIQEDGAITVSAKKLADIVKELPVDKTIHLATTANDRVEITCGDGVYKIIGLPDEEFPQLPSVDGHSLTIEGETLRAVLRRTEFAAATEDVRYFLNGLCFNFLPDRTEVVATDAIRLALACCEPFQTPENVECFIVPLKAVKEIERTFAESDQVQVSIFENQILFADENATLTTRLVEGDYPPYQKLIPDSTVEKAVVSKEQILHAARRVALLSNPKTFAVCLEIDTEQIQISARTPELGEAHETLPVESSTGRVRLGIDARLLIETLAHIETESIAIEFTGAVAPVAFKPTDEERHICLINPMRLES from the coding sequence ATGGAATTAACTTTTGAAAAAGATGACCTCCTATATTCCCTACAAGTCTTACAAGGTGTAGCGAGCGGGCGTACGACTTTACCCATTCTTTCAAATGTCCTCATCCAAGCCGCAGATGGGAAAATTGAGTGTGTCGCCACGGATTTAGAAGTCGGGATTAAGATGAAGGTGGAAGGTGTCATTCAAGAAGACGGCGCAATCACTGTCTCCGCTAAGAAACTGGCAGACATCGTCAAGGAATTGCCCGTAGATAAAACAATACACCTCGCGACGACAGCAAACGACCGCGTCGAAATTACGTGCGGCGACGGCGTTTACAAGATTATCGGACTCCCGGACGAAGAATTTCCCCAATTGCCTTCTGTTGATGGACATTCACTAACAATCGAGGGAGAAACTTTGCGCGCTGTTCTCCGCAGAACCGAATTCGCCGCTGCGACAGAGGATGTACGCTACTTCCTAAATGGTTTGTGTTTTAATTTCCTTCCTGACCGAACAGAAGTCGTCGCCACCGACGCGATACGACTCGCACTCGCTTGTTGTGAACCGTTTCAGACCCCGGAGAATGTAGAGTGCTTCATCGTCCCACTCAAAGCCGTTAAAGAGATTGAGCGCACTTTTGCTGAATCCGATCAAGTGCAGGTCTCAATTTTTGAAAATCAGATTCTCTTCGCTGATGAGAACGCCACCTTAACGACACGCCTTGTAGAAGGGGATTATCCGCCATATCAGAAACTCATCCCTGATTCGACAGTAGAAAAAGCGGTCGTCTCTAAAGAACAGATTCTGCACGCGGCACGCCGGGTCGCATTGCTATCAAATCCAAAGACCTTTGCGGTCTGTTTGGAGATTGATACTGAACAGATTCAGATTTCAGCGAGAACTCCAGAATTAGGAGAGGCACACGAGACGCTTCCTGTGGAGTCGAGCACTGGACGTGTACGGTTGGGGATTGATGCCCGTTTACTGATAGAGACACTGGCGCACATCGAAACGGAATCGATCGCGATAGAGTTTACAGGCGCAGTGGCTCCTGTAGCCTTTAAACCGACCGATGAAGAAAGGCATATCTGTCTGATAAATCCAATGCGCTTGGAATCTTAA